One segment of Gemmatimonadales bacterium DNA contains the following:
- a CDS encoding enoyl-CoA hydratase-related protein, with protein sequence MTFTALLYEVAGGIARVTINRPDKLNALNASVIAELDDAVSHIESDAAVGGVILTGAGGKAFVAGADIAELAQQGPMEGKARAQAGQRMMRRLERCGKPVIAAVNGFALGGGCELAMACHLRVASETAKFGQPEVKLGLAPGYGGTVRLPRLVGRGRALELLLTGDMIGAQEAWRIGLVNRVVPADRLMAESEALMRTILAQGPLALRAVLEAVDAGLDLPLDDALRFEANLFGLLSGTADMREGTSAFLEKRAPRFEGK encoded by the coding sequence ATGACATTCACGGCGTTGCTCTACGAGGTGGCCGGCGGGATCGCCCGAGTCACGATCAATCGCCCCGACAAGTTGAACGCGCTCAACGCAAGCGTCATCGCCGAGCTGGACGATGCGGTGAGTCACATCGAGAGCGACGCCGCGGTGGGTGGAGTGATCCTCACCGGCGCCGGCGGCAAGGCATTCGTGGCCGGTGCGGACATCGCGGAGCTGGCACAGCAGGGGCCAATGGAAGGCAAGGCGCGCGCGCAGGCGGGCCAACGCATGATGCGGCGCCTGGAGCGGTGCGGCAAACCGGTGATCGCGGCGGTGAACGGGTTCGCGCTGGGCGGTGGGTGCGAGCTTGCGATGGCGTGCCACCTGCGCGTGGCGAGCGAGACGGCAAAGTTCGGGCAGCCCGAAGTCAAGCTCGGGCTCGCGCCCGGCTACGGCGGGACGGTGCGGCTGCCGAGGCTCGTGGGACGGGGGCGCGCGCTCGAGCTCTTGCTCACGGGGGACATGATCGGCGCACAGGAGGCATGGCGCATCGGGCTGGTAAACCGCGTGGTGCCGGCGGACCGGCTGATGGCGGAGAGCGAAGCGCTGATGCGCACGATCCTCGCCCAGGGGCCACTGGCGCTGCGCGCCGTGCTCGAGGCGGTGGACGCGGGGCTCGACCTCCCGCTCGACGACGCGCTGCGCTTCGAAGCGAACCTGTTCGGCCTGCTCTCAGGGACCGCCGACATGCGCGAGGGCACGTCGGCGTTTCTGGAGAAGCGGGCGCCTCGGTTCGAGGGGAAGTAG